In Blastocatellia bacterium, the DNA window ACGACCGTGGCCACTAGCAGCAGGTCAAAATTCCCGGCATCGGTGGCGTGGCTAATCGTTGCTCCCAGGCCTGTGGTCGAAAGAATCTGACCCTTGAAGTGGAAGTATTCGGCCACAATACTTGCATTCCAGGCTCCGCCTGCTGCCGTCACTAACCCAGTGATGAGA includes these proteins:
- a CDS encoding ABC transporter permease; translated protein: LITGLVTAAGGAWNASIVAEYFHFKGQILSTTGLGATISHATDAGNFDLLLVATVVMAAMVVTTNRLVWRRLYRLAETRFKLEA